A region from the Sphaerodactylus townsendi isolate TG3544 linkage group LG01, MPM_Stown_v2.3, whole genome shotgun sequence genome encodes:
- the AP5B1 gene encoding AP-5 complex subunit beta-1, whose protein sequence is MSQRSAEGWVSSVTSFRLCPTAFLSAYGASDTFVADLLQELHNEKLGEQIKVSMLSLLLEYPTLLCPDAKVGQEAVASLLSLFTQLGSSPKLLSLRCHLLFTMGTVLLATEAFGEGCQTSHEYLSLLFHLASDLNDRHGGLAERPIRVAACECLREVECCHPGLLSRRLETLRSLQQQEASSAHQGYTLLYSLALRNAILLLARGNQGSLVELLAGSEGLVWGATKELGELSVAALDQLLLMPSSGDLKELKSVVSSLLDSSYLLSPAAQSHLLWHLAQAVSVVRTQSPAIFKAQLVRLFGTSDVALLHAILQLKSLFTDSLFTAEDEAFLLRRLVGMAQHPALPTPVKLFHLDCLLHFPENRPLGSGTEEALPVLLTPRTISGLFPGLFQDQGTILARLNLLCLVCMESEGPAAEQGVSYLLEHVLALGGLVAGKGGQEASRLFFRAALLFSRYFGSRAQPMAELTHCLLDLYRQNCRLAPNVINLLDEVWAVTEEPSWAGSFAHDLQDLIVGLPLQEKELSWHLKVLARLAKEKDIPQRKTMWLLRRLVALDQLGDWRSGQILLSICRNLMQLQPLPAPYQLADLLQAVSLCHVDVDIRDRARFYYTLLASLSDDKLGAVLAPQGPSKARTLSSSIVADSESFVASLTVHPAVQAPMRLERVGKSSDMAAVPHFVQDVDSYCQWLLEPRPPSHLNLTYQLVHSDPSSPPCDLLLCVVLRFVCSDRHYEPVPELCVPCLSARRPPQTVTLTLQPRCPYPTQVNVFAVYTTQKGLTHGSQLEPLEVAFPDLFLPLKLPAWSLEKRHHLFGALWHQLHPDGNEACAESLVCWPVPPQSLGCLVQDHFATYILAEQSGLYEIGMALPPQYHILLQVQSVKDAARVSIRTDNWKLLPSLNSYLLGLVEAG, encoded by the exons ATGAGTCAAAGGAGTGCAGAGGGCTGGGTCAGTTCTGTCACCTCTTTCCGTCTGTGCCCCACAGCCTTCCTTTCTGCCTATGGGGCCAGCGACACCTTTGTAGCTGACCTGTTACAGGAGCTGCACAATGAAAAGCTGGGGGAGCAGATCAAG GTCTCCATGTTGTCACTCCTCCTGGAATATCCCactctgttatgcccagatgccAAGGTGGGGCAAGAGGCCGTGGCGTCCTTGCTGTCTCTTTTTACCCAGCTGGGCTCCTCACCCAAACTGCTGTCTCTGCGATGCCACCTGCTTTTCACAATGGGGACAGTGCTGTTGGCCACGGAGGCCTTTGGCGAAGGCTGCCAGACTTCCCACGAATACCTCTCCCTGCTGTTCCACCTGGCTTCAGACCTTAATGACCGGCATGGAGGACTTGCGGAGAGACCCATCCGGGTAGCCGCCTGTGAGTGCCTGAGAGAGGTGGAATGTTGCCACCCTGGCTTGCTGTCGCGGCGCTTGGAGACCCTTCGTTCcttgcagcagcaggaggcctcTTCGGCCCATCAGGGGTACACCTTGCTGTATAGCTTGGCTCTGCGGAACGCAATCTTGCTGCTTGCGCGGGGTAACCAGGGAAGCCTGGTGGAGCTTCTGGCAGGCAGCGAGGGCCTGGTCTGGGGAGCTACGAAGGAGCTGGGTGAGCTTTCCGTGGCCGCTCTCGACCAGCTGCTCCTCATGCCCTCGTCCGGCGACCTCAAGGAGTTGAAATCGGTGGTCTCGTCTCTGCTGGACAGCTCCTACCTTTTGTCCCCAGCAGCTCAaagccacctcctgtggcacttGGCCCAAGCCGTGAGCGTCGTGCGCACCCAGTCTCCCGCCATCTTCAAAGCCCAGCTGGTGCGCCTCTTTGGCACCTCTGACGTGGCGCTGCTGCATGCCATCCTGCAGCTCAAGTCTCTCTTCACAGACAGCCTCTTCACGGCCGAAGACGAGGCTTTCTTGCTGCGCCGCCTCGTGGGCATGGCCCAACACCCGGCGTTGCCCACCCCAGTGAAACTCTTCCACCTGGACTGCCTCTTGCATTTCCCCGAGAACAGGCCGCTGGGCTCGGGCACAGAAGAGGCTCTGCCAGTTTTGCTGACTCCTCGTACAATCTCTGGCCTCTTCCCTGGCCTCTTCCAGGACCAGGGCACCATCTTGGCACGGCTGAATTTGCTGTGCTTGGTGTGCATGGAGAGCGAGGGGCCTGCCGCCGAACAAGGGGTGAGCTACCTTTTGGAGCATGTGCTGGCCCTTGGGGGGTTGGTGGCTGGGAAAGGCGGGCAGGAGGCCTCCCGGCTCTTTTTCCGAGCAGCGCTCCTTTTTTCCCGGTATTTCGGCTCACGGGCACAGCCCATGGCAGAGTTGACCCACTGCCTCTTGGATCTCTACCGTCAGAACTGCCGTCTGGCACCGAACGTCATCAACCTTTTGGATGAAGTCTGGGCAGTGACGGAAGAGCCCAGCTGGGCCGGCTCTTTTGCTCACGACTTGCAAGACCTGATTGTGGGACTGCCCTTGCAAGAGAAGGAGCTGAGCTGGCATCTCAAAGTCTTGGCCAGATTGGCCAAGGAGAAGGACATTCCCCAAAGGAAGACCATGTGGCTCCTGAGACGCCTGGTTGCCTTGGACCAACTTGGGGACTGGCGCTCGGGACAAATTCTCCTGAGCATCTGCCGCAATTTGATGCAGCTTCAACCGCTGCCTGCTCCATACCAACTGGCCGACCTTTTGCAGGCCGTCTCCCTCTGCCATGTCGATGTAGACATCCGAGACAGGGCTCGTTtctactacaccctgctggccAGCCTCTCTGATGATAAACTCGGGGCTGTGCTGGCTCCGCAGGGCCCCAGCAAGGCCCGGACGCTCTCCTCTTCCATTGTGGCCGACAGCGAGAGCTTTGTGGCATCTCTAACAGTGCACCCGGCTGTGCAAGCCCCCATGCGGTTGGAGAGGGTCGGAAAGAGCAGTGACATGGCTGCCGTTCCCCACTTTGTGCAAGACGTGGACAGCTATTGCCAGTGGTTGCTGGAGCCGCGGCCCCCCTCGCACCTCAACCTGACGTACCAGCTGGTCCACTCAGATCCCTCTAGTCCCCCTTGTGACCTCTTGCTCTGCGTGGTGCTGCGTTTTGTGTGCTCTGACCGGCATTATGAGCCTGTGCCAGAACTGTGCGTGCCCTGCCTCTCGGCACGCCGCCCACCCCAGACTGTGACCCTGACACTGCAGCCTCGTTGTCCCTACCCCACGCAGGTCAACGTCTTTGCTGTGTACACAACGCAGAAGGGTCTCACCCACGGCAGCCAGCTGGAACCACTGGAGGTAGCTTTCCCTGATCTCTTtttgcctctgaagttgccagcctgGTCCCTTGAGAAGCGGCACCACCTTTTTGGCGCTCTTTGGCACCAGCTTCATCCGGACGGCAATGAGGCCTGTGCCGAGAGCCTTGTCTGCTGGCCTGTGCCCCCCCAGTCCCTGGGGTGCTTGGTGCAGGATCATTTTGCCACGTACATTCTAGCTGAACAGTCGGGCTTGTACGAGATCGGCATGGCGCTGCCGCCACAGTATCACATTCTGCTGCAAGTGCAGAGCGTTAAAGACGCCGCCCGCGTGAGCATCCGGACAGACAACTGGAAACTCTTGCCTTCCCTGAACAGCTACTTGCTGGGTCTTGTGGAGGCCGGGTGA
- the RNASEH2C gene encoding ribonuclease H2 subunit C yields MAGEAESPVRLALASLQAASQDRLHLLPCAVQHDGAAPVQRYFSPAIRGPQEPGAESTVSFRGRMLKGKQVLVPNGYVGLVLEEGVAPYLSSKDRNVQIKSTFESMTVWNLEQAPNESDEILMAFSWPKIAAGIHAPVPDEE; encoded by the exons ATGGCCGGGGAGGCTGAGTCTCCGGTGCGGCTGGCGTTAGCCTCACTGCAGGCGGCGTCACAAGACCGGCTGCATCTCCTGCCCTGCGCCGTGCAGCACGACGGCGCCGCTCCGGTCCAGCGCTACTTCTCGCCGGCCATCCGTGGTCCGCAGGAGCCGGGAGCCG AGTCAACAGTATCTTTCCGTGGCCGGATGCTAAAGGGGAAACAGGTCCTTGTCCCTAACGGGTATGTGGGACTGGTGCTAGAGGAAGGGGTGGCTCCTTACTTGTCATCAAAG GACCGGAATGTGCAGATAAAGTCTACCTTTGAGTCAATGACTGTGTGGAACCTGGAACAGGCACCCAATGAGAGTGATGAGATCCTCATGGCCTTCAGCTGGCCCAAAATTGCAGCAGGT ATCCATGCTCCCGTGCCTGATGAAGAATAA
- the KAT5 gene encoding histone acetyltransferase KAT5 isoform X3, with the protein MVLFPLKLTPEVALIVMEEIHVDAGREGLNQRRGSKMAEVEEVTEGCRLPVLRRNQDNEDEWPLAEILSVKDISGRKLFYVHYIDFNKRLDEWVTHDRLDLKKIQFPKKEAKTPTKNGLPGSRPSSPERDMRKTLDLSLQPATTPSSGKTLPIPVQITLRFNLPKEREAVPGSPDQPLSSSSCVQPNHRSTKRKVEVVSPATPIPAPTETTQASVFPQNGSARRAVAAQPGRKRKSNCLGTDEDSQDSSDGIPSAPRMTGSLVSDRSHDDIITRMKNIECIELGRHRLKPWYFSPYPQELTTLPVLYLCEFCLKYVKSLKCLQRHLTKCDLRHPPGNEIYRKGTISFFEIDGRKNKSYSQNLCLLAKCFLDHKTLYYDTDPFLFYVMTEYDSKGFHIVGYFSKEKESTEDYNVACILTLPPYQRRGYGKLLIEFSYELSKVEGKTGTPEKPLSDLGLLSYRSYWSQTILEILMNLKSENGERPQITINEISEITSIKKEDVISTLQYLNLINYYKGQYILTLSEDIVDGHERAMLKRILRIDSKCLHFTPKDWSKRGK; encoded by the exons ATGGTGTTATTTCCTCTTAAATTGACACCGGAAGTGGCTCTCATTGTCATGGAAGAGATTCACGTAGACGCCGGAAGAGAAGGCCTCAACCAACGGCGAGGGTCCAAGATGGCGGAGGTG GAGGAAGTAACTGAAGGTTGCCGTCTCCCTGTGCTGCGCCGTAACCAAGACAATGAGGACGAGTGGC CACTGGCTGAAATCCTTAGCGTCAAGGACATCAGTGGACGGAAACTTTTCTACGTTCACTACATTGATT TTAACAAACGTCTGGATGAATGGGTAACCCATGATCGGCTGGACCTGAAGAAGATCCAGTTCCCCAAAAAGGAGGCCAAGACCCCCACCAAGAATGGGCTGCCAGGATCCCGACCCAGCTCTCCAGAACGTGACATG AGGAAGACCTTGGATCTGTCTCTGCAACCAGCCACAACTCCATCCAGCGGTAAAACCCTGCCCATCCCGGTGCAGATAACCCTCCGTTTTAACCTACCTAAAGAGAGGGAGGCCGTCCCCGGCTCGCCCGACCAACCCCTCTCCTCCAGCTCCTGCGTCCAACCAAACCATCGTTCAACG AAGCGGAAGGTGGAGGTGGTTTCCCCGGCAACCCCCATCCCTGCTCCGACAGAAACTACACAAGCTTCCGTGTTTCCCCAG AATGGGTCTGCCCGGCGAGCAGTGGCTGCCCAGCCGGGCAGGAAGAGGAAGTCCAATTGCCTCGGCACAGACGAG GACTCACAGGACAGCTCGGACGGCATTCCCTCAGCCCCACGCATGACAGGCAGCTTGGTATCGGATCGCAGCCACGACGACATCATCACACGCATGAAAAACATTGAGTGCATTGAACTCGGTCGACACCGTTTGAAGCCCTGGTACTTCTCGCCATACCCCCAAGAACTCACCACTCTCCCTGTCCTTTACCTCTGCGAGTTCTGCCTTAAGTATGTCAAGAGTCTCAAATGtcttcaaaggcacctg ACAAAATGTGACCTGAGGCATCCGCCTGGGAATGAAATCTATCGCAAGGGCACCATCTCCTTCTTTGAGATCGATGGGCGGAAGAACAAG AGCTATTCTCAGAATCTCTGCCTGCTTGCAAAATGCTTCCTGGACCACAAGACCCTCTACTATGACACGGATCCCTTTCTCTTCTACGTCATGACAGAGTATGACAGCAAGGGCTTCCACATCGTCGGCTATTTCTCCAAG GAGAAGGAATCCACAGAAGATTACAATGTGGCTTGTATCCTGACTCTGCCCCCCTACCAGAGAAGAGGCTATGGCAAATTGCTGATTGAATTCA GCTATGAATTATCCAAGGTGGAAGGCAAGACAGGCACACCGGAAAAGCCCCTGTCAGACCTGGGGCTTCTGTCTTATCGCAGCTACTGGTCGCAGACCATTCTCGAAATCCTCATGAATCTTAAATCGGAGAACGGGGAGCGGCCACAAATCACTATCAA CGAAATCAGTGAAATCACAAGCATTAAGAAGGAAGATGTCATCTCTACACTGCAATACCTCAACCTCATTAACTACTACAAG GGGCAGTATATCTTGACGCTTTCAGAGGACATAGTGGACGGACACGAGCGTGCCATGTTGAAGCGGATCCTACGGATTGACTCCAAGTGTCTGCACTTCACCCCCAAAGACTGGAGCAAGAGGGGAAAGTG A
- the KAT5 gene encoding histone acetyltransferase KAT5 isoform X1, whose amino-acid sequence MVLFPLKLTPEVALIVMEEIHVDAGREGLNQRRGSKMAEVEEVTEGCRLPVLRRNQDNEDEWPLAEILSVKDISGRKLFYVHYIDFNKRLDEWVTHDRLDLKKIQFPKKEAKTPTKNGLPGSRPSSPERDMRKTLDLSLQPATTPSSGKTLPIPVQITLRFNLPKEREAVPGSPDQPLSSSSCVQPNHRSTKRKVEVVSPATPIPAPTETTQASVFPQNGSARRAVAAQPGRKRKSNCLGTDEVSAGACDSAHLLCRVSRAGRKQLFSSCEEYFPTCEQDSQDSSDGIPSAPRMTGSLVSDRSHDDIITRMKNIECIELGRHRLKPWYFSPYPQELTTLPVLYLCEFCLKYVKSLKCLQRHLTKCDLRHPPGNEIYRKGTISFFEIDGRKNKSYSQNLCLLAKCFLDHKTLYYDTDPFLFYVMTEYDSKGFHIVGYFSKEKESTEDYNVACILTLPPYQRRGYGKLLIEFSYELSKVEGKTGTPEKPLSDLGLLSYRSYWSQTILEILMNLKSENGERPQITINEISEITSIKKEDVISTLQYLNLINYYKGQYILTLSEDIVDGHERAMLKRILRIDSKCLHFTPKDWSKRGKW is encoded by the exons ATGGTGTTATTTCCTCTTAAATTGACACCGGAAGTGGCTCTCATTGTCATGGAAGAGATTCACGTAGACGCCGGAAGAGAAGGCCTCAACCAACGGCGAGGGTCCAAGATGGCGGAGGTG GAGGAAGTAACTGAAGGTTGCCGTCTCCCTGTGCTGCGCCGTAACCAAGACAATGAGGACGAGTGGC CACTGGCTGAAATCCTTAGCGTCAAGGACATCAGTGGACGGAAACTTTTCTACGTTCACTACATTGATT TTAACAAACGTCTGGATGAATGGGTAACCCATGATCGGCTGGACCTGAAGAAGATCCAGTTCCCCAAAAAGGAGGCCAAGACCCCCACCAAGAATGGGCTGCCAGGATCCCGACCCAGCTCTCCAGAACGTGACATG AGGAAGACCTTGGATCTGTCTCTGCAACCAGCCACAACTCCATCCAGCGGTAAAACCCTGCCCATCCCGGTGCAGATAACCCTCCGTTTTAACCTACCTAAAGAGAGGGAGGCCGTCCCCGGCTCGCCCGACCAACCCCTCTCCTCCAGCTCCTGCGTCCAACCAAACCATCGTTCAACG AAGCGGAAGGTGGAGGTGGTTTCCCCGGCAACCCCCATCCCTGCTCCGACAGAAACTACACAAGCTTCCGTGTTTCCCCAG AATGGGTCTGCCCGGCGAGCAGTGGCTGCCCAGCCGGGCAGGAAGAGGAAGTCCAATTGCCTCGGCACAGACGAGGTGAGTGCTGGGGCTTGCGACTCCGCCCACCTGCTTTGCCGGGTGTCCCGGGCTGGAAGAAAGCAGCTCTTTTCCAGTTGTGAAGAATATTTCCCCACTTGTGAGCAGGACTCACAGGACAGCTCGGACGGCATTCCCTCAGCCCCACGCATGACAGGCAGCTTGGTATCGGATCGCAGCCACGACGACATCATCACACGCATGAAAAACATTGAGTGCATTGAACTCGGTCGACACCGTTTGAAGCCCTGGTACTTCTCGCCATACCCCCAAGAACTCACCACTCTCCCTGTCCTTTACCTCTGCGAGTTCTGCCTTAAGTATGTCAAGAGTCTCAAATGtcttcaaaggcacctg ACAAAATGTGACCTGAGGCATCCGCCTGGGAATGAAATCTATCGCAAGGGCACCATCTCCTTCTTTGAGATCGATGGGCGGAAGAACAAG AGCTATTCTCAGAATCTCTGCCTGCTTGCAAAATGCTTCCTGGACCACAAGACCCTCTACTATGACACGGATCCCTTTCTCTTCTACGTCATGACAGAGTATGACAGCAAGGGCTTCCACATCGTCGGCTATTTCTCCAAG GAGAAGGAATCCACAGAAGATTACAATGTGGCTTGTATCCTGACTCTGCCCCCCTACCAGAGAAGAGGCTATGGCAAATTGCTGATTGAATTCA GCTATGAATTATCCAAGGTGGAAGGCAAGACAGGCACACCGGAAAAGCCCCTGTCAGACCTGGGGCTTCTGTCTTATCGCAGCTACTGGTCGCAGACCATTCTCGAAATCCTCATGAATCTTAAATCGGAGAACGGGGAGCGGCCACAAATCACTATCAA CGAAATCAGTGAAATCACAAGCATTAAGAAGGAAGATGTCATCTCTACACTGCAATACCTCAACCTCATTAACTACTACAAG GGGCAGTATATCTTGACGCTTTCAGAGGACATAGTGGACGGACACGAGCGTGCCATGTTGAAGCGGATCCTACGGATTGACTCCAAGTGTCTGCACTTCACCCCCAAAGACTGGAGCAAGAGGGGAAAGTGGTGA
- the KAT5 gene encoding histone acetyltransferase KAT5 isoform X4, with translation MVLFPLKLTPEVALIVMEEIHVDAGREGLNQRRGSKMAEVEEVTEGCRLPVLRRNQDNEDEWPLAEILSVKDISGRKLFYVHYIDFNKRLDEWVTHDRLDLKKIQFPKKEAKTPTKNGLPGSRPSSPERDMKRKVEVVSPATPIPAPTETTQASVFPQNGSARRAVAAQPGRKRKSNCLGTDEDSQDSSDGIPSAPRMTGSLVSDRSHDDIITRMKNIECIELGRHRLKPWYFSPYPQELTTLPVLYLCEFCLKYVKSLKCLQRHLTKCDLRHPPGNEIYRKGTISFFEIDGRKNKSYSQNLCLLAKCFLDHKTLYYDTDPFLFYVMTEYDSKGFHIVGYFSKEKESTEDYNVACILTLPPYQRRGYGKLLIEFSYELSKVEGKTGTPEKPLSDLGLLSYRSYWSQTILEILMNLKSENGERPQITINEISEITSIKKEDVISTLQYLNLINYYKGQYILTLSEDIVDGHERAMLKRILRIDSKCLHFTPKDWSKRGKW, from the exons ATGGTGTTATTTCCTCTTAAATTGACACCGGAAGTGGCTCTCATTGTCATGGAAGAGATTCACGTAGACGCCGGAAGAGAAGGCCTCAACCAACGGCGAGGGTCCAAGATGGCGGAGGTG GAGGAAGTAACTGAAGGTTGCCGTCTCCCTGTGCTGCGCCGTAACCAAGACAATGAGGACGAGTGGC CACTGGCTGAAATCCTTAGCGTCAAGGACATCAGTGGACGGAAACTTTTCTACGTTCACTACATTGATT TTAACAAACGTCTGGATGAATGGGTAACCCATGATCGGCTGGACCTGAAGAAGATCCAGTTCCCCAAAAAGGAGGCCAAGACCCCCACCAAGAATGGGCTGCCAGGATCCCGACCCAGCTCTCCAGAACGTGACATG AAGCGGAAGGTGGAGGTGGTTTCCCCGGCAACCCCCATCCCTGCTCCGACAGAAACTACACAAGCTTCCGTGTTTCCCCAG AATGGGTCTGCCCGGCGAGCAGTGGCTGCCCAGCCGGGCAGGAAGAGGAAGTCCAATTGCCTCGGCACAGACGAG GACTCACAGGACAGCTCGGACGGCATTCCCTCAGCCCCACGCATGACAGGCAGCTTGGTATCGGATCGCAGCCACGACGACATCATCACACGCATGAAAAACATTGAGTGCATTGAACTCGGTCGACACCGTTTGAAGCCCTGGTACTTCTCGCCATACCCCCAAGAACTCACCACTCTCCCTGTCCTTTACCTCTGCGAGTTCTGCCTTAAGTATGTCAAGAGTCTCAAATGtcttcaaaggcacctg ACAAAATGTGACCTGAGGCATCCGCCTGGGAATGAAATCTATCGCAAGGGCACCATCTCCTTCTTTGAGATCGATGGGCGGAAGAACAAG AGCTATTCTCAGAATCTCTGCCTGCTTGCAAAATGCTTCCTGGACCACAAGACCCTCTACTATGACACGGATCCCTTTCTCTTCTACGTCATGACAGAGTATGACAGCAAGGGCTTCCACATCGTCGGCTATTTCTCCAAG GAGAAGGAATCCACAGAAGATTACAATGTGGCTTGTATCCTGACTCTGCCCCCCTACCAGAGAAGAGGCTATGGCAAATTGCTGATTGAATTCA GCTATGAATTATCCAAGGTGGAAGGCAAGACAGGCACACCGGAAAAGCCCCTGTCAGACCTGGGGCTTCTGTCTTATCGCAGCTACTGGTCGCAGACCATTCTCGAAATCCTCATGAATCTTAAATCGGAGAACGGGGAGCGGCCACAAATCACTATCAA CGAAATCAGTGAAATCACAAGCATTAAGAAGGAAGATGTCATCTCTACACTGCAATACCTCAACCTCATTAACTACTACAAG GGGCAGTATATCTTGACGCTTTCAGAGGACATAGTGGACGGACACGAGCGTGCCATGTTGAAGCGGATCCTACGGATTGACTCCAAGTGTCTGCACTTCACCCCCAAAGACTGGAGCAAGAGGGGAAAGTGGTGA
- the KAT5 gene encoding histone acetyltransferase KAT5 isoform X2 — translation MVLFPLKLTPEVALIVMEEIHVDAGREGLNQRRGSKMAEVEEVTEGCRLPVLRRNQDNEDEWPLAEILSVKDISGRKLFYVHYIDFNKRLDEWVTHDRLDLKKIQFPKKEAKTPTKNGLPGSRPSSPERDMRKTLDLSLQPATTPSSGKTLPIPVQITLRFNLPKEREAVPGSPDQPLSSSSCVQPNHRSTKRKVEVVSPATPIPAPTETTQASVFPQNGSARRAVAAQPGRKRKSNCLGTDEDSQDSSDGIPSAPRMTGSLVSDRSHDDIITRMKNIECIELGRHRLKPWYFSPYPQELTTLPVLYLCEFCLKYVKSLKCLQRHLTKCDLRHPPGNEIYRKGTISFFEIDGRKNKSYSQNLCLLAKCFLDHKTLYYDTDPFLFYVMTEYDSKGFHIVGYFSKEKESTEDYNVACILTLPPYQRRGYGKLLIEFSYELSKVEGKTGTPEKPLSDLGLLSYRSYWSQTILEILMNLKSENGERPQITINEISEITSIKKEDVISTLQYLNLINYYKGQYILTLSEDIVDGHERAMLKRILRIDSKCLHFTPKDWSKRGKW, via the exons ATGGTGTTATTTCCTCTTAAATTGACACCGGAAGTGGCTCTCATTGTCATGGAAGAGATTCACGTAGACGCCGGAAGAGAAGGCCTCAACCAACGGCGAGGGTCCAAGATGGCGGAGGTG GAGGAAGTAACTGAAGGTTGCCGTCTCCCTGTGCTGCGCCGTAACCAAGACAATGAGGACGAGTGGC CACTGGCTGAAATCCTTAGCGTCAAGGACATCAGTGGACGGAAACTTTTCTACGTTCACTACATTGATT TTAACAAACGTCTGGATGAATGGGTAACCCATGATCGGCTGGACCTGAAGAAGATCCAGTTCCCCAAAAAGGAGGCCAAGACCCCCACCAAGAATGGGCTGCCAGGATCCCGACCCAGCTCTCCAGAACGTGACATG AGGAAGACCTTGGATCTGTCTCTGCAACCAGCCACAACTCCATCCAGCGGTAAAACCCTGCCCATCCCGGTGCAGATAACCCTCCGTTTTAACCTACCTAAAGAGAGGGAGGCCGTCCCCGGCTCGCCCGACCAACCCCTCTCCTCCAGCTCCTGCGTCCAACCAAACCATCGTTCAACG AAGCGGAAGGTGGAGGTGGTTTCCCCGGCAACCCCCATCCCTGCTCCGACAGAAACTACACAAGCTTCCGTGTTTCCCCAG AATGGGTCTGCCCGGCGAGCAGTGGCTGCCCAGCCGGGCAGGAAGAGGAAGTCCAATTGCCTCGGCACAGACGAG GACTCACAGGACAGCTCGGACGGCATTCCCTCAGCCCCACGCATGACAGGCAGCTTGGTATCGGATCGCAGCCACGACGACATCATCACACGCATGAAAAACATTGAGTGCATTGAACTCGGTCGACACCGTTTGAAGCCCTGGTACTTCTCGCCATACCCCCAAGAACTCACCACTCTCCCTGTCCTTTACCTCTGCGAGTTCTGCCTTAAGTATGTCAAGAGTCTCAAATGtcttcaaaggcacctg ACAAAATGTGACCTGAGGCATCCGCCTGGGAATGAAATCTATCGCAAGGGCACCATCTCCTTCTTTGAGATCGATGGGCGGAAGAACAAG AGCTATTCTCAGAATCTCTGCCTGCTTGCAAAATGCTTCCTGGACCACAAGACCCTCTACTATGACACGGATCCCTTTCTCTTCTACGTCATGACAGAGTATGACAGCAAGGGCTTCCACATCGTCGGCTATTTCTCCAAG GAGAAGGAATCCACAGAAGATTACAATGTGGCTTGTATCCTGACTCTGCCCCCCTACCAGAGAAGAGGCTATGGCAAATTGCTGATTGAATTCA GCTATGAATTATCCAAGGTGGAAGGCAAGACAGGCACACCGGAAAAGCCCCTGTCAGACCTGGGGCTTCTGTCTTATCGCAGCTACTGGTCGCAGACCATTCTCGAAATCCTCATGAATCTTAAATCGGAGAACGGGGAGCGGCCACAAATCACTATCAA CGAAATCAGTGAAATCACAAGCATTAAGAAGGAAGATGTCATCTCTACACTGCAATACCTCAACCTCATTAACTACTACAAG GGGCAGTATATCTTGACGCTTTCAGAGGACATAGTGGACGGACACGAGCGTGCCATGTTGAAGCGGATCCTACGGATTGACTCCAAGTGTCTGCACTTCACCCCCAAAGACTGGAGCAAGAGGGGAAAGTGGTGA